Proteins encoded by one window of Cupriavidus sp. EM10:
- a CDS encoding sensor histidine kinase, whose translation MSSNQLYAGYQSELADFRLAFSRGGAYTAIALVLLGVGLDYGQYPHFQLPFAIARVVVSLMIAGVIVALYSQAGRRFAPWLTMTWLLLPQIMIAWMISRTEGVESPYYVGLNLAIFASGIALPFGLWQNLVFGVLSYVLYAAACLLHPGGVEPMGTFIVNSLFLLFAAAASGVYTFFNERARFMLFRLKAEVADKNTELEVINRKLVDIKGQMLQQEKMAAIGTLAAGLLHEVNNPVNFCLMAIEVAMEEPAAKSEPMLEECLVDAKQGMQRIQHIVSDLKTFAYRKPGAEVEGTPFLFEKALDSSQRLTAHELRGVKMTREMPDDTLVMGDEAAIIGVLINLFSNAALAMRKAGTKDPAIHTRVRWQDKRLHVTVKDNGPGIAAEHLARVFEPFFTTREVGQGLGLGLSISYAVIERHEGVLFAESEVGHWAAFSFDLPRAE comes from the coding sequence ATGAGTTCGAATCAACTTTACGCCGGATACCAGTCCGAGCTGGCCGACTTTCGCCTGGCGTTCAGCCGCGGCGGCGCCTATACGGCCATCGCGCTGGTGCTGCTGGGCGTGGGGCTCGACTACGGCCAGTATCCGCACTTCCAGCTGCCATTCGCGATTGCGCGGGTGGTGGTCTCGCTGATGATCGCGGGCGTGATCGTGGCGTTGTACAGCCAGGCCGGCCGGCGTTTCGCGCCGTGGCTGACCATGACCTGGCTGCTGCTGCCGCAGATCATGATCGCCTGGATGATCTCGCGCACCGAGGGCGTCGAGTCACCGTATTACGTGGGCCTGAACCTGGCGATCTTCGCGTCGGGCATCGCGCTGCCGTTCGGGCTCTGGCAAAACCTGGTGTTTGGCGTCCTTTCGTACGTGCTCTACGCGGCAGCGTGCCTGCTGCACCCGGGCGGCGTCGAGCCGATGGGCACATTTATCGTCAATTCGCTATTTTTGCTGTTTGCCGCGGCGGCCAGCGGCGTGTACACGTTCTTCAATGAACGGGCGCGTTTCATGCTGTTCCGGCTGAAGGCCGAGGTGGCGGACAAGAACACCGAGCTGGAAGTCATCAACCGCAAGCTGGTCGATATCAAGGGCCAGATGCTGCAACAGGAAAAGATGGCCGCCATCGGTACGCTGGCGGCCGGCCTGCTGCACGAGGTCAACAACCCGGTGAACTTCTGCCTGATGGCCATCGAGGTGGCCATGGAGGAACCGGCGGCCAAGTCGGAGCCGATGCTGGAGGAATGCCTGGTGGACGCCAAGCAGGGGATGCAGCGCATCCAGCATATCGTCTCTGACCTGAAGACCTTTGCCTACCGCAAGCCCGGTGCCGAGGTCGAAGGCACACCGTTCCTGTTCGAGAAGGCGCTCGACTCGTCGCAGCGGCTGACCGCGCACGAGTTGCGCGGCGTCAAGATGACGCGGGAAATGCCCGACGATACGTTGGTGATGGGCGACGAAGCGGCGATCATCGGCGTCCTGATCAATCTGTTCTCGAATGCCGCACTGGCCATGCGCAAGGCCGGCACCAAGGACCCGGCCATCCACACGAGGGTGCGCTGGCAGGACAAGCGCCTGCACGTGACCGTCAAGGACAACGGCCCGGGCATTGCCGCCGAGCATTTGGCGCGTGTGTTCGAGCCGTTTTTCACCACGCGCGAGGTGGGGCAGGGGCTGGGTCTCGGGTTGTCGATCAGCTATGCGGTGATCGAGCGCCACGAAGGCGTGCTGTTTGCCGAAAGCGAAGTCGGCCACTGGGCCGCCTTCAGCTTCGACCTGCCGCGTGCGGAGTAA
- a CDS encoding YceI family protein: protein MKIRTLIAAVAAASAALAAGTGMANATTYNIDPTHTYPSFEADHLGGLSKWRGKFDKSSGVVTLDRSAKAGTVDIKIDASSIDFGNSKLNEHAKGPEMFDVQAFPDATYKGKFSKFKGDVPTEVDGVLTLRGVSKPVKLEIKEFKCIQHPMLKREACGADAVAQFNRADFGIDYGAKYGFKQDVNLAIQVEAVKAD, encoded by the coding sequence ATGAAAATCCGTACCCTGATCGCCGCCGTCGCGGCCGCCTCCGCCGCCCTGGCTGCCGGCACCGGCATGGCCAACGCCACGACGTACAACATCGACCCGACCCACACGTACCCGAGCTTCGAGGCCGACCACCTGGGCGGCCTGTCGAAGTGGCGCGGCAAGTTCGACAAGTCCAGCGGCGTGGTGACGCTGGACCGCTCGGCCAAGGCCGGCACCGTCGACATCAAGATCGACGCATCGTCGATCGACTTCGGCAACAGCAAGCTCAACGAGCATGCCAAGGGCCCGGAAATGTTTGACGTGCAGGCCTTCCCGGATGCCACGTACAAGGGCAAGTTCTCGAAGTTCAAGGGTGACGTGCCGACCGAGGTGGATGGCGTGCTGACGCTGCGCGGCGTGTCGAAGCCGGTGAAGCTCGAGATCAAGGAATTCAAGTGCATCCAGCACCCGATGCTCAAGCGTGAGGCTTGCGGCGCCGATGCGGTGGCCCAGTTCAACCGTGCCGACTTCGGTATCGACTACGGCGCCAAGTACGGCTTCAAGCAGGACGTGAACCTGGCCATCCAGGTGGAAGCCGTCAAGGCCGACTGA
- a CDS encoding YceI family protein yields the protein MKRMSRPGTIFVAAALATAGLAANLAWAQIDAAKSTVTATARQIGVPMEGKFKKFDATLDFDPAKLATSSAKVEIDVSTFEIGDAETTKEVKGKDWFDAGKYPKAVFQSTSIKAGAAGKYDVAGKLTIKGKTVDVTVPATYKQENGSQVFDGVLPIKRTTFNIGDGEWKDTSVVADEVQIKFHLVTPAKKG from the coding sequence ATGAAACGCATGTCCCGTCCCGGCACGATCTTCGTGGCGGCCGCCCTGGCCACGGCCGGCCTGGCCGCCAACCTGGCGTGGGCCCAGATCGACGCCGCGAAGAGCACGGTCACGGCCACCGCCAGGCAGATCGGCGTGCCGATGGAAGGCAAGTTCAAGAAGTTCGACGCCACCCTGGACTTCGACCCCGCCAAGCTGGCCACGTCGTCGGCCAAGGTCGAGATCGACGTGTCCACCTTCGAGATCGGCGATGCCGAGACCACCAAGGAAGTGAAGGGCAAGGACTGGTTCGACGCCGGCAAGTATCCGAAGGCCGTGTTCCAGTCGACCAGCATCAAGGCCGGCGCGGCCGGCAAGTACGACGTGGCCGGCAAGCTGACCATCAAGGGCAAGACGGTCGATGTGACCGTGCCCGCCACGTACAAGCAGGAAAACGGCAGCCAGGTGTTCGATGGCGTGCTGCCGATCAAGCGCACCACGTTCAACATCGGCGATGGCGAATGGAAGGACACTTCCGTCGTGGCCGATGAAGTCCAGATCAAGTTCCACCTCGTGACTCCGGCAAAGAAGGGCTGA
- a CDS encoding cytochrome b: MRAGGQATYTATAIGLHWLIAFGIFAAFGLGLYMTGIPGLTPTKLKLFSWHKWLGVTIFVVAVLRVLWRATHAAPPVAPGTPAWQARAAAAAHHLLYLLILIVPITGYLYSSAAGVPVVYLGLWKLPPLIEASDTLKPVLKNAHIWLNYGMATIVVVHAAAAIKHQVVDRDGTLGRMIPFLR; this comes from the coding sequence ATCCGGGCCGGGGGCCAGGCGACGTACACCGCCACCGCCATCGGCCTGCACTGGCTGATCGCCTTCGGCATCTTCGCGGCCTTCGGGCTGGGCCTGTACATGACGGGCATCCCGGGGCTGACCCCGACCAAGCTCAAGCTGTTCTCGTGGCACAAGTGGCTGGGCGTGACGATTTTCGTGGTGGCCGTGCTGCGCGTGCTCTGGCGCGCTACCCATGCTGCGCCGCCCGTGGCACCCGGTACGCCGGCCTGGCAGGCCCGGGCCGCCGCCGCCGCACACCATCTGCTTTACCTGCTGATCCTGATCGTGCCGATTACCGGCTATCTGTACAGCTCGGCCGCCGGCGTGCCGGTGGTCTACCTTGGCCTGTGGAAGCTGCCGCCGCTGATCGAAGCCAGCGACACGCTGAAGCCGGTCCTGAAGAATGCCCATATCTGGCTGAACTACGGCATGGCGACGATCGTCGTGGTGCATGCCGCCGCGGCCATCAAGCACCAGGTGGTGGATCGCGACGGCACGCTGGGCCGCATGATCCCGTTCCTGCGCTGA
- the purB gene encoding adenylosuccinate lyase yields the protein MSTSSLSPLTALSPIDGRYAAKADALREWLSEAAFMRNRVKVEVNWLIALAQADLPDVPKFSADSEAKLQSLVDNFTEADAARIKEIEAVTNHDVKAVEYWLKEQVKGNAELEAASEFIHFACTSEDINNTSHGMMLKGARDGVIVPTLQRVHARLVELAKLNATQPMLSRTHGQPASPTTLGKELANVAARLARAIERVQRVELLGKMNGAVGNYNAHLSAYPSFDWESFSKQVIEQRLGLTFNPYTIQIEPHDYMAELFDAVARANTILLDLNRDVWGYIALGYFKQKTKAGEIGSSTMPHKVNPIDFENSEGNVGLANAVLRHLSEKLPVSRWQRDLTDSTVLRNMGVAFGYSLLAYEACLRGLGKLETNPERLNEDLDNCWEVLAEPVQTVMRRFGVPNPYEQLKELTRGKGISREALQTFVQGLAIPDDAKKLLLEMTPASYIGKAVELANRI from the coding sequence ATGTCCACGTCTTCCCTTTCGCCGCTCACCGCCCTGTCTCCCATCGATGGCCGCTATGCCGCAAAGGCCGACGCGCTGCGCGAATGGCTTTCCGAGGCGGCCTTCATGCGCAACCGCGTGAAGGTAGAGGTCAACTGGCTGATCGCACTGGCCCAGGCCGACCTGCCCGACGTGCCGAAGTTCTCGGCTGACTCTGAAGCGAAGCTGCAGTCGCTGGTGGACAACTTCACCGAAGCGGACGCCGCCCGCATCAAGGAAATCGAGGCGGTCACCAACCATGACGTGAAGGCCGTCGAGTATTGGCTCAAGGAGCAGGTCAAGGGCAACGCCGAACTGGAAGCCGCCAGCGAGTTCATCCACTTCGCCTGCACCTCGGAAGACATCAACAACACGTCGCACGGCATGATGCTCAAGGGCGCCCGCGACGGCGTGATCGTGCCGACGCTCCAGCGCGTGCACGCCCGCCTGGTGGAACTGGCCAAGCTGAACGCCACGCAGCCGATGCTGTCGCGCACGCACGGCCAGCCAGCCAGCCCGACCACGCTGGGCAAGGAACTGGCCAACGTGGCCGCCCGCCTGGCCCGCGCCATCGAGCGCGTGCAGCGCGTGGAACTGCTGGGCAAGATGAACGGGGCAGTCGGCAACTACAACGCGCACCTGTCGGCGTACCCGTCGTTCGACTGGGAGTCGTTCTCGAAACAGGTGATCGAGCAGCGCCTGGGCCTGACGTTCAATCCGTACACGATCCAGATCGAGCCGCACGACTACATGGCCGAGCTGTTCGACGCCGTGGCGCGCGCCAACACGATCCTGCTGGACCTGAACCGCGACGTCTGGGGCTACATTGCGCTGGGCTACTTCAAGCAGAAGACCAAGGCCGGTGAGATTGGCTCTTCGACCATGCCGCACAAGGTCAACCCGATCGATTTCGAGAACTCGGAAGGTAACGTCGGCCTGGCCAACGCCGTGCTGCGTCACCTGTCGGAAAAGCTGCCGGTGTCGCGCTGGCAGCGTGACCTGACCGATTCCACCGTGCTGCGCAACATGGGCGTGGCCTTCGGCTACAGCCTGCTGGCCTACGAGGCCTGCCTGCGCGGCCTGGGCAAGCTGGAAACCAACCCCGAGCGCCTGAACGAAGACCTGGACAACTGCTGGGAAGTACTGGCCGAGCCGGTGCAGACCGTGATGCGCCGCTTTGGCGTGCCCAACCCGTACGAGCAGCTGAAGGAACTGACGCGCGGCAAGGGCATTTCGCGCGAGGCGCTGCAGACGTTCGTGCAGGGCCTGGCGATTCCGGACGATGCCAAGAAGCTGCTGCTGGAGATGACTCCGGCCAGCTACATCGGCAAGGCCGTGGAACTGGCCAACCGCATCTGA
- a CDS encoding glutathione S-transferase C-terminal domain-containing protein yields MKLYASQTSPYARKVRVVLAEKKIDYQMIEENVWSPDTIIGQFNPLGKVPCLIMEDGGAVFDSRVIAEYADTLSPVSRLIPQGSRERLEVRCWEALADGLLDAALLVRLEGTQRQPAERSESWVARQRGKIDASLAAMSKGLADKPWCTGIHYTLADVAVGCALAYLDFRFPDIAWRDEYANLVAFQDKIEKRQSFIDTEPPKG; encoded by the coding sequence ATGAAGCTGTATGCGTCCCAGACCAGCCCGTATGCGCGCAAGGTGCGCGTGGTGCTGGCGGAGAAGAAGATCGACTACCAGATGATCGAGGAGAACGTCTGGTCGCCCGACACGATCATTGGCCAGTTCAACCCGCTCGGCAAGGTGCCGTGCCTGATCATGGAAGACGGGGGCGCGGTCTTCGATTCGCGCGTGATCGCCGAGTACGCCGACACGCTGTCGCCCGTCAGCCGCCTGATTCCGCAGGGCAGCCGCGAGCGCCTGGAAGTGCGCTGCTGGGAAGCCCTGGCCGATGGCCTGCTGGACGCGGCCCTGCTGGTTCGCCTGGAAGGCACGCAGCGCCAGCCCGCCGAACGCAGCGAAAGCTGGGTGGCACGCCAGCGCGGCAAGATCGACGCGTCGCTGGCAGCCATGTCGAAAGGCCTGGCCGACAAGCCGTGGTGCACCGGCATCCACTATACGCTGGCCGACGTGGCCGTGGGCTGCGCCCTGGCCTACCTGGACTTCCGCTTCCCGGACATCGCCTGGCGCGACGAGTACGCGAACCTGGTGGCCTTCCAGGACAAGATCGAGAAACGCCAGTCGTTCATCGATACGGAGCCGCCGAAGGGTTGA